From one Brachypodium distachyon strain Bd21 chromosome 4, Brachypodium_distachyon_v3.0, whole genome shotgun sequence genomic stretch:
- the LOC100845727 gene encoding probable inactive purple acid phosphatase 27, which translates to MGGGSRLAPCLLLLALAACCAGRAVGHGVQPLSRVAVHRARVALDASAAVRASPPLLGSRGEDTAWVTVDFSVPQAGDGDWIGVFSPSNFNASTCPGSHGSGPGPAICSAPIKYQLTNYSSGYNKSGKGSLKFLLINQRQDFSFALFTGGLSNPTLVAVSNKIAFANPKAPVYPRLALGKTWNEMTVTWTSGYAISEANPFVKWGMKRNPSVRTAAGTVTFDRESLCGGPASTVGWRDPGFIHTAFLKNLRENKEYYYKIGHELPNGEVIWSKSYSFRAPPCPGQKSLQRVVIFGDMGKAERDGSNEYQNYQPASLNTTDTVAKDIDNIDIVFHIGDISYANGYLSQWDQFTQQVQPITSRVPYMIASGNHERDWPNSGSFYNGTDSGGECGVLAETVYYTPTENKANSWYSTDYGMFRFCVADSERDWREGTEQYRFIEQCLATVDREKQPWLVFIAHRVLGYSSAFSYGQDGSFAEPMARQNLEPLWQRHRVDLAFYGHVHNYERTCPMYAEKCVSSERSRYSGAVNGTIHVVVGGGGSHLTNFTAETPPWSLYREMDYGFAKLTAFNRTSLKYEYMRSSNGEVYDSFSVHRA; encoded by the exons ATGGGAGGAGGCTCCCGGCTCGCGCCGTGCCTGCTCTTGCTAGCCCTCGCCGCGTGCTGTGCCGGCCGCGCTGTGGGGCACGGCGTGCAGCCGCTGTCCCGGGTCGCCGTCCACCGCGCCCGCGTCGCCCTGGACGCGTCCGCCGCGGTACGGGCGTCCCCTCCACTCCTCGGCTCGCGG GGTGAAGATACTGCTTGGGTAACTGTAGATTTCTCGGTTCCCCAAGCAGGCGACGGTGATTGGATCGGAGTATTCTCCCCTTCAAATTTCAA TGCATCCACATGCCCTGGTTCTCATGGATCAGGCCCAGGCCCTGCGATATGCTCGGCACCAATAAAG TATCAGCTCACAAACTATTCGTCAGGTTATAACAAGTCAGGGAAAGGGTCTCTGAAGTTTCTGTTGATCAACCAGCGgcaagatttttcttttgcattgtTCACCGGTGGACTCTCAAAT CCAACGCTTGTCGCGGTGTCGAACAAGATTGCTTTCGCGAACCCGAAAGCTCCGGTTTACCCACGTTTAGCACTTGGAAAAACATGGAATGAG ATGACTGTCACATGGACAAGTGGCTATGCCATCAGTGAGGCAAATCCCTTTGTCAAATGGGGCATGAAACGTAATCCTTCTGTGCGCACAGCAGCTGGCACTGTCACCTTTGATCGTGAAAGCCTCTGTG GAGGACCTGCTAGTACTGTTGGTTGGAGGGATCCAGGTTTCATACACACAGCTTTTCTGAAAAATCTACGGGAAAACAAAGA ATACTACTATAAAATTGGACACGAGCTACCTAATGGAGAAGTTATCTGGAGCAAGTCTTACTCTTTCAGAGCGCCTCCTTGTCCTGGACAAAAGTCGCTGCAGAGGGTTGTTATTTTTGGCGACATGGGAAAG GCTGAGAGAGACGGAAGCAACGAATACCAGAACTACCAGCCTGCGTCACTCAACACCACAGACACAGTAGCCAAGGACATCGACAACATCGACATCGTGTTCCACATCGGCGACATCTCCTACGCCAACGGGTACCTTTCGCAGTGGGATCAGTTCACGCAGCAGGTCCAGCCGATCACTTCACGAGTCCCCTACATGATCGCAAG CGGGAACCACGAGCGAGATTGGCCCAACAGCGGGTCGTTCTACAACGGCACGGATTCCGGCGGGGAGTGCGGCGTGCTGGCCGAAACCGTGTACTACACCCCGACAGAGAACAAGGCAAACTCTTGGTACTCGACGGACTACGGGATGTTCCGGTTCTGCGTGGCGGACAGCGAGCGGGACTGGCGGGAAGGCACGGAGCAGTACAGATTCATCGAGCAGTGCCTGGCGACGGTGGACCGGGAGAAGCAGCCATGGTTGGTCTTCATCGCGCACCGGGTGCTCGGCTACTCCTCGGCGTTCTCCTACGGGCAAGACGGCTCCTTCGCGGAACCCATGGCGCGGCAGAACCTCGAGCCGCTGTGGCAGAGGCACAGGGTGGACCTCGCCTTCTACGGCCACGTCCACAACTACGAGAGGACGTGCCCCATGTACGCCGAGAAGTGCGTGAGCTCGGAGAGGTCTCGCTACTCTGGCGCCGTGAACGGCACCATCCACGTCGTcgtcgggggcggcggcagccaccTGACCAACTTCACCGCCGAGACCCCGCCGTGGAGCCTCTACAGGGAGATGGACTACGGCTTTGCCAAGCTGACGGCGTTCAACCGCACGTCGCTGAAGTATGAGTACATGCGGTCCAGCAACGGCGAGGTGTACGACAGCTTCTCCGTGCACAGGGCGTAG